From Streptomyces sp. TLI_105, the proteins below share one genomic window:
- a CDS encoding MFS transporter gives MTTAEPTRADRADSDPDVYRDAHEARDTDGGSSTDIGPSSLPRIVLPTQRPAPAPAPAPSAPTPAPARAPRRKRRYTVMAATGLAALTHVLWFFLFANSGGDLAAQDAWAEFVGRHPDSAYNLAWYGGMHPVSYSVVSPYLMSVLGVRSTMMVAGTLSAGLTALILVRVRAVRNPLVCSIAGVFAFLCNALSGRVTFGLGMMFALGAVAAVFCWPYRWRRKRWAKAAVAAPLAGLATACSPVAGLFLGIAAAALFLNKRRPGAYALGLAPVAVVALSSWLFPFSGTQPMAFGSTALPLLFGVLTFVLVPKTWRTVRTGAAVYTIGTLLTWLIDSQIGSNISRLPMLFAGVVLLAALPYTAPRSRRWYALLLAVAGLNFWIGFKGVDDVIRTAPDASWARELAPLVNQLQVRDAGKARVEVVPASSHRESSALSPYINLARGWNRQADMERNPLFYDDTLNAANYRDWLHRWAVHYVVLPTGAPDSGAEQEAELVVEGLPYLRQIWSDENWRLYEVQNPTPLADPPAEVQSAEENEVVIRVDSPGRVLIRVPYSPWLALMDENGGKIEPPKETEASKLAREASETELPKVFANEEGCLFKAEADPEGDEWTELVAPKAGVYRLGAPYKLSRGTACPEELR, from the coding sequence GTGACCACCGCCGAGCCGACACGCGCCGACCGCGCGGACTCCGACCCCGACGTCTACCGTGATGCCCATGAAGCTCGTGACACCGACGGCGGCTCGTCCACGGATATCGGACCCTCTTCGCTCCCGCGAATAGTGCTCCCGACGCAGCGGCCCGCCCCGGCCCCGGCCCCGGCACCGTCCGCCCCCACCCCCGCCCCCGCCCGTGCCCCGCGGCGCAAGCGCCGCTACACGGTCATGGCGGCCACCGGGCTCGCCGCCCTCACCCACGTCCTGTGGTTCTTCCTCTTCGCGAACAGCGGCGGGGACCTGGCCGCGCAGGACGCCTGGGCCGAGTTCGTCGGACGGCACCCGGACTCCGCGTACAACCTGGCCTGGTACGGCGGGATGCACCCCGTCTCGTACAGCGTGGTCTCGCCCTACCTGATGTCGGTGCTCGGCGTCCGCAGCACGATGATGGTGGCGGGGACGCTGTCGGCCGGCCTGACCGCGCTGATCCTGGTGCGGGTGCGGGCGGTCCGCAACCCGTTGGTCTGCTCGATCGCGGGCGTCTTCGCCTTCCTCTGCAACGCGCTCTCGGGCCGGGTGACCTTCGGCCTCGGCATGATGTTCGCGCTCGGCGCGGTCGCCGCCGTCTTCTGCTGGCCGTACCGCTGGCGCCGCAAACGCTGGGCGAAGGCGGCGGTCGCCGCCCCGCTGGCCGGTCTGGCGACGGCGTGCAGCCCGGTCGCGGGCCTGTTCCTCGGCATCGCGGCGGCGGCACTGTTCCTGAACAAACGGCGCCCGGGCGCGTACGCCCTGGGCCTCGCCCCGGTCGCGGTGGTCGCCCTCTCCTCCTGGCTCTTCCCCTTCTCCGGCACGCAGCCGATGGCCTTCGGCTCGACGGCCCTCCCGCTGCTCTTCGGCGTCCTGACGTTCGTGCTCGTCCCGAAGACCTGGCGGACGGTCCGCACGGGGGCGGCGGTCTACACGATCGGCACACTCCTGACCTGGCTGATCGACTCCCAGATCGGCTCGAACATCTCCCGGCTGCCGATGCTCTTCGCGGGCGTCGTGCTGCTCGCGGCCCTGCCGTACACGGCGCCGCGCTCGCGCCGCTGGTACGCGCTGCTGCTCGCCGTCGCGGGGCTGAACTTCTGGATCGGCTTCAAGGGCGTCGACGACGTCATCCGCACCGCGCCGGACGCGTCCTGGGCGCGCGAGCTCGCACCGCTCGTCAACCAGCTCCAGGTCCGGGACGCGGGCAAGGCGCGGGTCGAGGTCGTGCCGGCGTCCAGCCACCGCGAGTCCTCCGCGCTCAGCCCGTACATCAACCTGGCGCGCGGCTGGAACCGTCAGGCGGACATGGAGCGCAACCCCCTCTTCTACGACGACACGCTGAACGCCGCGAACTACCGGGACTGGCTCCACCGCTGGGCCGTCCACTACGTCGTCCTGCCCACCGGAGCCCCCGACTCGGGCGCCGAGCAGGAGGCGGAGCTGGTCGTCGAGGGCCTGCCGTACCTGAGGCAGATCTGGTCGGACGAGAACTGGCGGCTGTACGAGGTGCAGAACCCGACCCCTCTCGCCGACCCGCCGGCCGAGGTGCAGAGCGCCGAGGAGAACGAGGTCGTGATCCGGGTCGACAGCCCCGGCCGGGTCCTGATCCGCGTCCCGTACTCGCCCTGGCTCGCCCTCATGGACGAGAACGGCGGCAAGATCGAACCGCCGAAGGAGACGGAGGCCTCGAAGCTGGCCCGCGAGGCGTCGGAGACCGAACTCCCCAAGGTCTTCGCCAACGAGGAGGGCTGCCTCTTCAAGGCCGAGGCGGACCCGGAGGGCGACGAATGGACGGAACTCGTCGCCCCGAAGGCGGGCGTCTACCGCCTGGGAGCCCCCTACAAGCTCTCGCGCGGCACGGCCTGCCCGGAAGAACTCCGCTGA
- a CDS encoding D-alanyl-D-alanine carboxypeptidase family protein yields the protein MAGESPDKAEQQGSSQETAASGGGGRDPRLSVLRGSESSPSSAVQVDQPTAVFKNLTPRTPEDDEPKTDSKPESGAEPEPESESESGSEPGAEGDRLKAAVAAWVATAEEPEKSERPEEPEAKASVEETEPEETDEPEPEDEAEGDDSEAGDSEAEDEPQDDETDDESDDETDEESVEDVEDKAPSASWFAARKAAADEKRAEASDATDSTDASDASDASDATDSTEASDTTDSSDSSDSSDSSEDEEPVDQPTTMFKMVRPPVVDQPTTALKLPSGLTADSDSERTSVFRALRPDIPAEQKAEKAERAAQEAAKASAAPAAAPKAPEAPKAPASKESAPAPVPSPASLAEPERTRQQPLPPLPPLDLLAELTNTPPPPPNALRTTLRRVRIWTPLVLLLLIVFAIVQMVRPLPAPALTLSAEPTFTFGGGKLQMPWPDEGQGAVEVEGVGSMGLYGAQKPAPIASVTKTMTAYVILRDHPIKGKQQGPEITIDKKAADQAKHDSESTAPVQEGQTYTEKELLELLMIPSANNVARLLARWDAGSEAAFVEKMNAAAKDLGMTQSTYTDPSGLLDSTMSTPQDQLKLAKAVMQYDVFREIVNMPNVTVDGIPGRIENNNNILLHDGVSGIKTGSSTPAGGNLLWAANTVVDGQNRRILGIVMGAKNAKMLIDKLQLAIDNSLKLIQQAQKDVTSAAVVKKGQVLGYVDDGLGGRTPVVATKELKAVGWPGLQVKLELTDGGKAVPHFGKAGDIVGQVSIGTGAGKVSSPVALQADLMEPGFDKKLTHLG from the coding sequence GTGGCGGGCGAGTCCCCCGACAAGGCGGAGCAGCAGGGGTCGTCTCAGGAGACGGCGGCCTCGGGCGGCGGCGGCCGGGATCCTCGGCTTTCCGTGCTCCGCGGGTCAGAGTCCTCGCCGTCCTCGGCGGTCCAGGTCGACCAGCCGACGGCCGTGTTCAAGAACCTGACGCCGCGCACGCCCGAGGACGACGAGCCGAAGACGGACTCGAAGCCGGAGTCGGGAGCTGAGCCCGAGCCGGAGTCCGAGTCCGAGTCCGGGTCTGAGCCCGGTGCGGAGGGCGACCGTCTGAAGGCGGCCGTGGCGGCGTGGGTCGCGACGGCGGAGGAGCCGGAGAAGTCGGAGAGACCGGAGGAGCCGGAGGCGAAGGCGTCGGTCGAGGAGACCGAGCCGGAGGAGACCGACGAGCCCGAGCCGGAGGACGAGGCCGAGGGTGACGACTCCGAGGCCGGGGACTCCGAGGCCGAGGACGAGCCGCAGGACGACGAGACGGACGACGAGTCCGACGACGAGACGGACGAGGAGTCCGTCGAGGACGTCGAGGACAAGGCGCCCTCCGCTTCCTGGTTCGCCGCGCGGAAGGCGGCCGCCGACGAGAAGCGGGCGGAGGCCTCGGACGCGACCGATTCCACCGACGCTTCCGACGCTTCCGACGCTTCGGACGCGACCGACTCCACCGAAGCCTCGGACACGACCGACTCTTCCGATTCCTCCGACTCCTCCGATTCCTCGGAGGACGAGGAGCCCGTCGACCAGCCGACGACCATGTTCAAGATGGTCCGTCCGCCCGTCGTGGACCAGCCGACGACCGCCCTGAAGCTCCCGTCCGGTCTGACCGCGGACTCCGACAGCGAGCGCACCAGTGTCTTCCGTGCGCTGCGCCCCGACATCCCGGCCGAGCAGAAGGCCGAGAAGGCCGAGAGGGCGGCCCAGGAGGCCGCCAAGGCCTCCGCCGCCCCGGCGGCCGCCCCCAAGGCCCCTGAGGCCCCCAAGGCCCCCGCGTCCAAGGAGTCCGCGCCCGCCCCCGTACCGTCGCCGGCGTCGCTCGCCGAGCCGGAGCGGACCCGGCAGCAGCCGCTGCCTCCGCTGCCCCCACTCGACCTCCTCGCGGAGCTGACGAACACGCCGCCCCCGCCGCCGAACGCGCTGCGGACGACCCTGCGCCGGGTGCGGATCTGGACCCCGCTGGTCCTGCTCCTCCTGATCGTCTTTGCGATCGTGCAGATGGTCCGCCCGCTGCCCGCGCCCGCGCTGACGCTGTCGGCCGAGCCGACGTTCACCTTCGGCGGCGGCAAACTGCAGATGCCGTGGCCCGACGAGGGGCAGGGCGCCGTCGAGGTCGAGGGCGTCGGTTCCATGGGCCTGTACGGAGCGCAGAAGCCGGCCCCGATCGCGTCCGTGACCAAGACGATGACGGCGTACGTGATCCTCCGCGACCACCCGATCAAGGGGAAGCAGCAGGGGCCCGAGATCACGATCGACAAGAAGGCCGCCGACCAGGCGAAGCACGATTCGGAGTCGACGGCGCCGGTCCAGGAGGGTCAGACCTACACGGAGAAGGAGCTCCTTGAGCTCCTGATGATCCCCTCCGCGAACAACGTGGCCCGGCTGCTCGCCCGCTGGGACGCCGGTTCGGAGGCCGCGTTCGTCGAGAAGATGAACGCCGCCGCGAAGGACCTGGGCATGACCCAGTCCACGTACACGGACCCGTCCGGTCTCCTCGACAGCACCATGTCGACGCCGCAGGACCAGCTGAAGCTGGCGAAGGCGGTCATGCAGTACGACGTGTTCCGCGAGATCGTGAACATGCCGAACGTGACGGTCGACGGCATCCCCGGCCGGATCGAGAACAACAACAACATCCTGCTCCACGACGGCGTGAGCGGCATCAAGACCGGCTCCTCCACCCCGGCCGGCGGCAACCTGCTCTGGGCGGCGAACACCGTCGTGGACGGCCAGAACCGCCGCATCCTCGGCATCGTCATGGGGGCGAAGAACGCCAAGATGCTCATCGACAAGCTCCAGCTGGCCATCGACAACAGCCTCAAGCTGATCCAGCAGGCCCAGAAGGACGTCACCTCGGCGGCGGTCGTCAAGAAGGGGCAGGTCCTCGGCTACGTGGACGACGGTCTCGGCGGCCGGACCCCGGTCGTGGCCACCAAGGAGCTCAAGGCGGTCGGCTGGCCGGGCCTCCAGGTGAAGCTGGAGCTCACGGATGGCGGAAAGGCCGTCCCGCACTTCGGCAAGGCGGGCGACATCGTCGGCCAGGTGTCCATCGGCACCGGCGCCGGCAAGGTCAGCTCCCCGGTCGCCCTGCAGGCCGACCTGATGGAGCCCGGCTTCGACAAGAAGCTGACCCACCTGGGCTGA
- a CDS encoding GPP34 family phosphoprotein, whose protein sequence is MGRSRRTIPEELLLLALDPTTGTTAQPQSLDLGLAGAQLVELALAGRIAPDGDRIAVVMPRPTGDPTLDSALELLRRRGSPVRAVHWIGGPRLGLRQTYLSHLERCGMVHAVEGQMCGVLPTTRYQATDTAISREIRARLDSAIRTGVPPDPRTAALAALAHAVGLGKHLYPGNEGRSSRSRLRDLIRHDPMGGLVAHAVMDVQNGAAAQPRRSAAGVPAQPRGSMARAVAH, encoded by the coding sequence ATGGGCAGGAGCCGCAGAACTATTCCGGAAGAGCTTCTGTTGCTCGCTCTGGACCCGACCACGGGTACCACAGCGCAGCCGCAGTCGCTCGACCTCGGTCTGGCCGGAGCACAGCTAGTGGAGCTGGCTCTGGCAGGCCGGATAGCCCCTGACGGGGATCGTATCGCCGTGGTGATGCCACGGCCGACCGGAGATCCGACACTGGACTCCGCACTGGAGCTGCTGCGCAGGCGCGGCAGCCCGGTTCGGGCCGTCCACTGGATCGGCGGGCCCCGGCTGGGGCTCCGTCAGACGTATCTCTCGCATCTGGAGCGATGCGGCATGGTGCATGCCGTGGAGGGCCAGATGTGCGGGGTGTTGCCGACGACTCGCTACCAGGCGACGGACACGGCGATCAGTCGGGAGATCCGTGCCCGGCTGGACAGTGCGATCCGCACCGGCGTACCGCCGGACCCGCGGACCGCGGCGCTTGCCGCGCTGGCCCACGCGGTCGGTCTCGGCAAGCACCTGTACCCCGGCAACGAAGGACGGTCGTCGCGGTCCCGGCTGCGCGACCTGATCCGGCACGACCCGATGGGCGGACTCGTGGCGCACGCCGTGATGGACGTCCAGAACGGCGCGGCGGCACAGCCCCGCCGGAGCGCCGCGGGCGTCCCGGCGCAGCCTCGCGGCAGCATGGCCCGCGC